The nucleotide window acctttgacctttgactcTGAGCTCGCCTGGCACCCCATCAGAGAGAGTCTCATTTTCGACTGGCGCGAAGGGCAGCTTCTATCTCCACCTTGTTATAGAGTGACAGAAATAAAGCAGTCTGGAAAgtatttctgaaaaaaaaaaaaaactgtcaacTGATGGCTGAATTGAGAAGGATAAAGTACCCCTTGAACTCTGCACTCAGTTGTTCAGCCCCAGTCCTGGCCTTACACTTTTCCCTAATGGgaaagcatgtgtttgtgtgttgtgcgtcgatttgttttactttattttgtacatactgtatctcAAGTCTAATGAAGAGCTTGATAGAGATTAGCACTTTTGCATTCTTACACATAAATGCTTCTCGTTTGCTTTCATGACTGTGTTTATAATAATTTGCAATACAGTGAGATGCATTGTCTCATTAAACATATTAGATGTtcacttatgtgtgtgttttttttttgcatacttGCGTACACTCAGTTAGAGGGGGAACGGGTGTGACATCAGTAGTAAATTAACTGGGATTAATAATTATGTCGCCTTTGCAAATACTACGATATGTATAATATCTTATGATGAATTCAATAATCTGTTGTTGAAATGTTGCTTGAAAGTAATGGAGACACAACTGGACTACAGCTAGATGTTTGAACAGTAAAGTAGGAGGGTGCACGGGATCTGCTGTGATCTGCGGGATCTGCGAAATGTGtaattttttcccccttcataGTGACATAGTGAGCATTCGTTAGTCTGCTTTGAGGGAGACAAAGCTCCCCAGTGCACGTCCCACATTCCGCTGAATAAAGGCCGGGAGCAGTCAGCTCAGATCTTTTTGACATGGCGCTGTGTAtagtgtagcctacaatacAGCATGTCCTATTTACTCTTAATCAACCAATTTTGGCCAACGCGGTTTTCATTAACAGATCCGTAGTATATGAAGCGCCAGGCTGTATGACAAGGCGCTTTCTATTCTGCTGACGACAACAGTTTATAAGTTGTCGGAGAACTGCAGTTGGCAGAGACTCTCGGACCTTACACAACGCGACCACTGCCAGCTCCAGAGCAGCGAAAGACGGAAACGTAGTGTGTACTTGAACGTAGCATACAGTAGGTGAGTTTCAATGATTTTCTTGCCACTGCAGACCAGTTAATGTAACTACAGTCAGCGAAATTAAAAAATAGCCAAAAATTTTAGGTTACAGGTTTGCGTGCAACATGTTACACATTAGGCTACAACATGTTAGCCTACAGTTACATTGACTAAAGTTGTTTTCGTTCTATAGTTTTCAGGAACTTTCAGCGAAGCTTCATTAGACAACGTTTAAATCCACATGTGTAACTTAGCCTACGTACAGTAGGTCTAAATAGCATGGTTTTAAGTGTTCACTCTAAAGTAGGCAGCTACTAACAACCTACATGCAGCTCAATTGAATGAACGGCTTTTGCTTATGACTAGGGGAATGTCGTCCATCAAAGTGGAATGTGTTGTGAAGGAGAAATGTGAACTTGGCGAGAGTCCGGtttgggaggagaaggaaggcACCCTTCTGTATGTTGACATATCTGGCCAAAGAGTGAGCAGGTGGAACCCATCGACCAATAAGATTCAGAGTGTGCGCACAGGTGAGCCAATGAGTTACATATCATAATTCGTTTAAAGTGTGACCCGCTGTGTGTAATCTCATGACTTCAACATCAAGTTGTAGCCAGCTGTTTGTTAACAACTAGGAAGGGGGCAGTAGACTAACGCACAACTTTCCTTTTCCCACCAACTGTAGAGAAGTGCGTGGGCTCCGTCGTGCCCCGGAAGTCCGGTGGCTACGTGATTGCTGAGGGCACCCGGTTTGCTTCTGTGGATTGGGACAGGCAGAAGGTCACCACCATCGTTGATGTCCAGGGCGAAAAGAGCAACAACCGCTTCAACGATGGGAAAGTCGACCCCGCTGGCAGGTTTTTCGCAGGTGTGAAATcataggctaaatgcaaatccAGCAACTTCAAGTTCAAAGCTTAGTATGTTGAAGCCCATTATGTAAGGGCTTTATATTGCAATTGTTGATAGACACGCAGACTCAGTGAGGTGACTTTAAGACCCTTTTCTgacactacagtagcctactgaaatTGGCAGCCGAGAAGTACTGAAACATGGAGCctaggccagtggttttcaaccttttttcagtgtaccccctgtgaaatatgtTTTCATAATATAAATATTCAAAACACTCATTTGTAGTTTGCTCTCTTGaactataaaaatatttttattaactttttaaagtatttttgcatggattctactttttaaatatatgtatattttaaaatctcacataccccctggagtgccttcacgtacccccaggggtacgcgtacccccatttgaggaccacaggcctaggctactgaaaTTGACAGCAGACTGAAACATTATGGCAGCCCATTCAGAATGATATCTGTATCTTACTGAATTGACAGAAGAACTGATATTTTTCAGGTCTGTTTTGTCTGTATGTTTCACCCACCATAAATCTCACTTGACCTAATGGATAATCTGTAGAGGAACGTCAGAATACTGGTCCAGCCTGATGTCATGGCGACTAACACTAAAGTACTTCTCCTTTTCCAGGCACCATGGCGATGGAGGTTCGCCCTGCGGTGCTGGAGAGGAAACAGGGGTCACTGTATACCCTGCACCCCAACCATACTGTGGTCAAACATTTTGACCAGGTGGACATCTCCAACGGTCTAGACTGGTCCCTGGACCACCGCACCTTCTATTACATTGATAGCTTGTCCTACCAAGTGGATGCCTTCGACTACGACATTAACACGGGCAGCATCAGTATGCTTTATTTCGATTCCTCTTTGTAACATGTCTATTACTTTTGGATGTTTGACTGTACACATTTTATGTCCATGTATTGGGggcgtcatgtgtgtgtgtgtgtgtgtgtgtgtttctgtgtgtgtgtataggtaaCCGGAGAATGATATACAAGCTTGAGAAGGAGGAAGGTATCCCTGATGGCATGTGCATCGACACCAAGGGAAAATTGTGGGTGGCTTGCTTCAATGGAGGCAGAGTGCTGCGCATTGACCCACagactggtgagtgtgtgtgtttgagtgactgTGACTGATTAACATAGTTGAGTGTTTTgtgagtctgtgtatgtgagacaTTACTGACAGATAGTTGAAGAGATCCAAATGAATCCTGTAGTTGTTTTActctgtgctgtttgtgtgtggtcaATTTGCTGTAGGTGGTGGCACCTCCTAAAATCTCTGCACTACTATCTCTCCTAGGCACTCGACTCCAGACGGTGAAGCTCCCAGCTGAGAAGACCACCTCCGTCTGCTTTGGTGGAAAGGACTACTCTGAGCTCTACGTCACGTCTGCCTACACTGGCATGGATGATGCAGCCATGGCCAAACAGCCTCAGGCTGGCTGCATCTTTAAGGTGACAGTGCTTCCTACTCTGGAGGTTTTATTTGACAGGGGATTAACCCAGCAGCGCAACCAGGAAAGACAGTCCAGGGGATTTTCCTGCATTACTAGGATTCTTTTCTCACATTTCAACATCTTGTCTGAACTTTATGTAAGATAGGTGTGAGATTTGGTGGAATAGGAGATTCAATAGTTTTTCTGATGGACTTTCTCTTTATTATTAAGAAATACAGTGCAGGGGTCCACTAACTTCTGTTTCTAACTAGGATGTCTAAAATATAAAACGTATTTCTCTGTAGTATTTAATATGTCATTAATAAACATATGTGTCACTTATACTCTATATACTGATAATGTTTCTGTTCGTGTTTCAGGTGACTGGCTTGGGAGTTAAGGGAATTCCCGCATACTCATTCGCTGGATAAGCCTGAAAACAGGGCGCGGAAATAGAGATGTGAAGAAACCATGTCAGCGCAAACACAGACATGGATGTCACTACCAACGCTCTAGTTATATGTCTTGTCTTGATTTTGAGTAATGAACTAAACAAGACTAGTGCTAATGTGAAATCTGTCATCATCTGAGATTAATACAATTTTAGCATGTAGTAGGAAGAAGCTGGTAGGCCTACGTTGTGTACTCATAGACAgtactgctgttgttgtttttgacgTGGGAGTGTAAACTTGCAGGGCTCTGAAGCTACGACGAATTTTAGTCAGGGAGCCCTGGGTTTAGATGTAATACTCATGACCTAATCACAGTATAACAACCATGAATATGCATTTGTCAGATAATACCACTGCTATTAAAAGGTTTTAAGACCATGTTGTCTGTTTAAGCAGTTGGCAGGACTACAACAATGTAAGAGTTACAATACCAACAGTAATTTGGTTTTAATAATCACAGATTGCATAGCACCTTTCTCCAGAAAAGCAGGGGACACCCATCAGCATATAACTTCTAATACAAGACAATGAAGCTtaaataaagcatttgttcaAAATGTTCAGATGACCTGGGGCCGGTTCCCCAAAACGTTCTTATCGCTACATGTAGTTCTTAACCTATTCCTTTACCTCTCTCTTAACGTTATGGCACTGTTCCCGACAAGTTCGTATGCTAAGTATATCTTCTGTAAGTCACACGTTCGTACGGTTGGTGTGTATTTCATGACTGTGTGCATTTCCATTAACCCTGAAAATgcgcaaatctaaaatgtgaaatgttttttttttttcagacttatCGAAATAGCACTAGTAGTAATAGTACAGAGCCCCTAAGTGTTTCCACTGCACTTTTGCGCTATagtacggagcccctaaggggacatgaccAAAAAagaatctaaagtttagtttcacgtgagcacatgtaCAAAAGTGCAGTGGAAACACTTTTAGCATTTAGGTGAGTTAACACTAAACGCATTTAAAAAGGTGGCGTGGAGTTGGTTCGAGGCGAGGACATCAGGGCAGGTCTATAAGCTATTcagaggcgattgctctaagaggccgtttacacgacaccgccgggtggattttctctcaccgctttcacacctttaacgactccggcaagaaaaaatctcgcgtgtacacacagaggtgtaaccggctaaatgtgctgtagtgcatatgccagaccagtcgatggcgccgctgtgcagaagcttcacgacAATTTCGCGTGAATCGcatagaagaaaacattgttgaaacagtttgttaagccagagaatgtctaataagtgttCTGGTTAAGccgtcgcatgaaataaggagactacagacaattcgggtttcaattcaactgttaaactaataaagttcattttcaaggaatgtgactgctatgtgaaatttcaaatacttagcctacgcattaggattgcattaggtctgagcaccactggagaaaacactaacatgcagtaagctaatgtgtttaactaagttaagctaacgtgtgcttctaacttagccactaaaggctgataggctacattgtgcacataaatcatgaccggggaaagaaaaacattttaatatgatgaataaatggtttggtttgttttgacaagcaacatgtcaggtcgagtgccgtggctgagttgagaggtggggctatgtcgtcataaagttgcggccgcacctacaggcgtctaccGGGCGAAAGTTAGcccggcggtttcaaaagttccccgccggaagccggtttcaaaagctatcggtttcagtctcctaaactgccggcgtcgtgcacatgcaaggcgtaaccgttaacaaaacctcaccggtttcacaaaaaccggcgtcgtgtgcATGGCCCctaagactacaggggaagctcagcctctaaaatatcacggaaaatcgcatcaaataacactattacattagcttctagcctactattccaactagaacatgctgaaaaaatgttcaacttcatggctagtttgttcagcaataaggttttgccggtcatttatcgtgatttcgcacccgtaatacattgctgtaacaacacgatccatcaaaaaatcatgcaaaaaacccatagacgctcggcttcactggactttcaatggtctctgatctcagtgcagaaaagctacacgtttattggacaagggccacaaaatcgtcatttccagggaagcctggcgtctctgggagtgaatagagtggtgaagtcccgccccttccgtttgcctccatgggaactatctttcaaaaaaaatttAACGGCAGTCTACGgtgaaaaagaaattattttctggtcccggttgacttgtgccttgaattacccatatgatgttgactagcataacagctcttatcgtttcattacgttggtgacgtacatcattcgagacgagagatgtagtccactgagtggattcgcacaaaaccaacagcaacttttgaagtctatcgaacaacagtactttcttgacgtgaaaaattatcttttaaattcacacacatcatatgtgaaatttgtggcacaattcaaactggaccaaaaaataattgttatctctccattaactcccgttcatatttttttgaaagataggtcccatggaccggaa belongs to Alosa alosa isolate M-15738 ecotype Scorff River chromosome 23, AALO_Geno_1.1, whole genome shotgun sequence and includes:
- the rgn gene encoding regucalcin — encoded protein: MSSIKVECVVKEKCELGESPVWEEKEGTLLYVDISGQRVSRWNPSTNKIQSVRTEKCVGSVVPRKSGGYVIAEGTRFASVDWDRQKVTTIVDVQGEKSNNRFNDGKVDPAGRFFAGTMAMEVRPAVLERKQGSLYTLHPNHTVVKHFDQVDISNGLDWSLDHRTFYYIDSLSYQVDAFDYDINTGSISNRRMIYKLEKEEGIPDGMCIDTKGKLWVACFNGGRVLRIDPQTGTRLQTVKLPAEKTTSVCFGGKDYSELYVTSAYTGMDDAAMAKQPQAGCIFKVTGLGVKGIPAYSFAG